A DNA window from Helianthus annuus cultivar XRQ/B chromosome 15, HanXRQr2.0-SUNRISE, whole genome shotgun sequence contains the following coding sequences:
- the LOC110911326 gene encoding proline-rich receptor-like protein kinase PERK9 yields MASFSPSSNAPPVSDPALSPGGLFSSPPAPSQLPPSTFPQDLPPPPFVDPPPAAVVAPSRPPISAAPPPTDSPTPSVGSPLPPSPTPPADSPTPPSPIPQANSPSPPSPIGPITPADSPPPPSPIPPATTPPPPSPITPADSPPPPSRISQADSPPPPPPSPIPPANTPPPSSPKRPTNSPLPPSPPSSPSPAASSPPSPPPPATSPPKFPHTPPFNPQPGSPPSPPPPPTPPPPPTSSPKFPHTPPFNPQSGSPPSPSFSPPPIQPPPSSVPPPLRPILSPPPHTPSQRPPTNSSSPPIITNAPPPPLSTNPSLPPVTIASPPPFRQPAPSPSKVSITPSSNGGIGTGGIVGITAVLGIILLTIIITVSWCLFKRKKKIARHNGLYGLSTSMGNLSQSTLLKIQTSAVEIGNLSANGFVYSPHESTSKFTYEDLFEATNGFSPRNLLGSGGFGYVYKGMLADGTEVAVKELKIGGGQGEREFTAEVEIISRIHHRYLVSLVGYCVSEHKRLLVYEYVPNNTLYHHLHVSELVLDWPTRMRVASGAARGIAYLHEDCNPRVIHRDIKSSNILLDKNFEARVSDFGLAKLAADVTHVTTRVMGTFGYMAPEYARSGNLSEKSDVFSFGVVLLELITGRKPVDASQRSGDEGLVEWARPLLSHALETEDFKLLVDPRLGINFVPNEIFRMIEAAAACIRHSATKRPRMGQIVRAFENLETEDLNNGMRVGESEIYNSAQQSAEIKLFQRMAFGSHNYSTDYFTQGSWATNSTDW; encoded by the exons ATGGCAAGCTTTTCACCGTCTTCTAATGCTCCACCTGTTAGTGATCCTGCATTGTCCCCCGGGGGGTTGTTTTCTTCACCACCAGCTCCGTCTCAGTTACCGCCTTCAACATTCCCACAAGACTTACCACCACCTCCTTTTGTTGATCCTCCACCAGCTGCTGTCGTAGCTCCTTCAAGACCGCCCATATCCGCTGCACCTCCACCAACCGATTCCCCAACTCCATCAGTTGGTTCTCCACTACCTCCATCACCAACCCCACCAGCCGATTCTCCAACACCACCGTCACCTATCCCACAAGCcaattctccatcaccaccatcaccaattGGTCCAATCACACCAGCTGattctccaccaccaccatctccaatCCCACCAGCCActactccaccaccaccatcaccgatCACACCAGCCGattctccaccaccaccatcacgaATCTCACAAGCCGattctccaccaccaccaccaccatcaccaatcCCGCCAGCCAatactccaccaccatcatcaccaaaaCGACCAACCAATTCTCCACTGCCGCCATCGCCTCCATCATCACCTAGCCCTGCAGCTAGTtccccaccatcaccaccaccaccagctaCATCACCCCCTAAATTCCCACACACACCACCATTTAATCCACAGCCAGGTtcacctccatcaccaccaccaccacctacaccaccaccaccacctacatCTTCCCCTAAATTCCCACACACACCACCATTTAATCCACAGTCGGGTTCACCTCCATCACCATCTTTTAGTCCACCACCAATCCAACCTCCACCATCATCAGTTCCGCCTCCACTTCGACCAATCTTAAGCCCTCCACCACATACACCATCTCAGAGACCTCCTACGAATTCATCATCACCGCCAATAATCACAAACGCTCCTCCTCCACCCCTCTCCACAAATCCATCATTGCCACCAGTAACAATAGCTTCCCCTCCTCCCTTTAGACAACCGGCTCCGTCACCTTCAAAAGTCTCAATAACACCATCCAGCAATGGAGGCATTGGTACTGGAGGTATCGTAGGAATCACGGCTGTACTAGGCATTATACTCCTTACCATTATCATAACAGTTTCATGGTGTCTATTCAAACGAAAGAAAAAGATTGCTCGACACAATGGGCTCTATGGTTTGTCAACCTCGATGGGCAATTTATCTCAGTCAA CTCTACTAAAGATACAAACATCAGCAGTTGAGATCGGAAACCTGTCTGCAAATGGCTTCGTGTACAGTCCACATGAATCAACATCAAAGTTTACATATGAAGATCTTTTTGAGGCGACAAATGGGTTTTCACCGCGTAATCTTTTAGGTTCGGGTGGATTTGGTTACGTTTACAAGGGAATGTTAGCCGACGGGACGGAAGTCGCAGTAAAGGAGTTAAAGATCGGAGGTGGACAAGGGGAACGCGAGTTCACCGCTGAGGTGGAAATCATTAGTCGAATACACCATCGTTATTTGGTTTCACTTGTAGGTTACTGCGTCTCGGAGCACAAGAGGCTGCTTGTTTATGAATATGTTCCTAACAACACACTTTACCACCACCTTCATG TGTCGGAGCTGGTTTTAGATTGGCCAACTCGCATGAGGGTTGCTTCTGGTGCCGCACGCGGTATTGCGTATCTCCATGAAGATT GCAATCCACGTGTTATTCATCGAGATATCAAATCATCAAATATCCTATTAGATAAGAACTTTGAAGCTCGG GTTTCTGATTTTGGGCTTGCTAAGTTAGCTGCTGATGTCACACATGTGACAACACGCGTCATGGGAACTTTTGG ATACATGGCACCTGAGTATGCTAGAAGTGGCAATTTGTCTGAGAAATCTGACGTCTTTTCCTTTGGAGTGGTTCTTTTGGAACTGATCACGGGACGTAAACCTGTGGATGCATCTCAACGGTCGGGGGATGAGGGGCTTGTTGAATGG GCTCGGCCACTGCTTAGTCATGCACTTGAAACCGAGGACTTTAAACTATTGGTTGACCCAAGGCTCGGCATAAACTTTGTACCAAACGAGATATTTCGCATGATTGAAGCTGCAGCTGCCTGCATCCGACACTCAGCTACAAAAAGACCCCGCATGGGACAG ATTGTTAGAGCTTTCGAGAATCTGGAGACCGAAGATCTAAACAATGGGATGAGAGTTGGAGAAAGTGAAATATACAACTCTGCCCAACAATCTGCAGAGATTAAACTGTTTCAAAGGATGGCATTTGGTAGTCATAATTATAGCACAGATTATTTTACTCAAGGTAGCTGGGCCACTAATAGTACCGACTGGTAG
- the LOC110911327 gene encoding uncharacterized protein LOC110911327 codes for MEQQDWHMIGADCLVVSCCCQCLLLQLLVFLLLKLPIKLVEKTKHYVKRKLRNKMQDGGQMMRMKVARCAEEVVGSRKPRNLMWVQARANGFRLDGFDGCMDEVEEVLEELSTKGEFGFGSFWSGDDGVEVYCPVGLVNQKRG; via the coding sequence ATGGAACAACAAGATTGGCACATGATTGGAGCGGATTGTCTCGTTGTATCTTGTTGTTGCCAATGTTTGTTGCTACAACTCCTCGTGTTCTTGTTGCTCAAACTTCCCATCAAACTGGTTGAGAAAACAAAACATTATGTGAAGAGGAAGTTAAGGAACAAAATGCAAGATGGTGGGCAAATGATGAGGATGAAAGTGGCTCGGTGTGCGGAGGAAGTTGTGGGGAGTCGAAAGCCAAGAAACTTGATGTGGGTTCAAGCTCGAGCCAATGGTTTTCGGCTAGATGGGTTCGATGGGTGTATGGATGAGGTTGAAGAGGTGTTGGAGGAGTTGTCTACGAAGGGTGAGTTCgggtttgggagtttttggagcgGAGATGATGGTGTTGAAGTTTATTGTCCAGTTGGTCTTGTAAATCAAAAACGTGGGTGA